The Ananas comosus cultivar F153 linkage group 2, ASM154086v1, whole genome shotgun sequence genome contains a region encoding:
- the LOC109724032 gene encoding uncharacterized protein LOC109724032, whose product MACINMFNPDHQGLCPPPLPPISPRISFSSDFAVEPPPSNRAPAGPADPDFEFSVGSHPMMAADQLFFKGRILPLKESPQSGSMAPRPMTTLREELQAHDDDCRPGPKGSVRWKELLGFKKPAHHSTLYKKGGASVPENYPAKYIEEEVPSDGGM is encoded by the exons ATGGCGTGCATCAACATGTTCAACCCGGACCACCAGGGCCTGtgcccgccgccgctgccgccgatCAGCCCGCGAATTTCCTTCTCCAGTGACTTTGCGGTGGAACCGCCGCCTTCGAACCGGGCGCCGGCAGGGCCGGCCGATCCGGACTTCGAATTCTCCGTCGGCAGCCACCCGATGATGGCCGCCGACCAGCTCTTCTTCAAGGGCCGGATCCTCCCCCTCAAGGAGAGCCCGCAAAGCGGATCCATGGCTCCGAGGCCGATGACGACGCTGCGCGAGGAGCTGCAGGCCCACGACGACGACTGCCGGCCCGGCCCCAAGGGCTCCGTCCGCTGGAAGGAGCTCCTCGGGTTCAAGAAGCCGGCCCATCATTCCACGCTGTACAAGAAGGGCGGTGCCAGCGTGCCCGAGAATTATCCTGCCAAGTACATCGAGGAG GAGGTACCAAGTGATGGAGGGATGTGA
- the LOC109727783 gene encoding probable BRI1 kinase inhibitor 1, translated as MTSSDXRERERRDHHNHNHNTKPERLPPPPPPPSSTTSPSHDFSFTISLIPSPPSPPPPPPPPPLSAATTASLDLFPADDIFLHGHLLPLQYSLPSTHTATTTATTITTATTTITTTTTTTTHNNNVDAVDNKEKPSKPKSLSSLFGLGKPKKLGEEEADKSKKDRKHKVFDVGRLLRKCMVEPIRVFMSGDKDRRRDLRRGQRPHSFSGHLNPRDKEHSWRKKRRPGGQLSAPASMRTSPTNSGHLSATSLNMSSSDESTMEELQSAIQAAIAHCKNSIAAAKKA; from the exons ATGAC ATCATCCGATATNagggagagagaaagaagagaccACCACAACCACAACCACAACACAAAACCCGAGCGCCTCCCCCCTCCACCCCCTCCCccttcctccaccacctcccccTCCCACGACTTCTCCTTCACCATCTCCCTCATCCCCtcacctccttctcctcctcctcctcctcctcctcctcctctctccgccGCCACCACCGCATCCCTCGACTTATTCCCCGCCGACGACATCTTCCTCCACGGCCACCTCCTCCCCCTCCAATACTCCCTCCCCTCCACCCACACCGCCACCACCACTGCCACTACAATTACAACGGCTACTACAACAataacgacgacgacgacgacaacaacCCACAACAACAACGTCGACGCCGTCGACAACAAAGAGAAGCCCTCCAAGCCCAAGTCCCTGTCCTCCTTGTTCGGCCTCGGCAAGCCGAAGAAGCTgggcgaggaggaggcggaCAAAAGCAAGAAGGACAGGAAACACAAGGTGTTCGACGTGGGCCGGCTGCTGAGGAAGTGCATGGTGGAGCCCATACGCGTGTTCATGTCCGGGGACAAGGACCGGAGGCGCGACCTGCGCCGCGGGCAGCGCCCGCACTCCTTCTCCGGGCACCTGAACCCGAGGGACAAGGAGCACTCGTGGCGCAAGAAGAGGCGCCCCGGCGGCCAGCTCTCGGCGCCCGCGTCGATGCGGACGTCGCCCACCAACAGCGGCCACCTCTCAGCCACGTCGCTGAACATGTCGTCGTCCGACGAGAGCACCATGGAGGAGCTCCAGAGCGCCATCCAGGCCGCCATCGCCCACTGTAAGAACTCCATCGCCGCCGCAAAAAAAGCatga
- the LOC109724647 gene encoding probable calcium-binding protein CML18 has product MAIRNVNNAPRSVDGDMTMDEFKEWLKRFDVDKDGRISREELQRAIRSVRGRFSGWKCGRGIRRADVDGNGYIEEDEIDNLVEFAQKRLGVKIVSY; this is encoded by the coding sequence ATGGCGATCAGGAACGTGAACAATGCGCCCCGATCGGTGGACGGGGACATGACGATGGACGAGTTCAAGGAGTGGCTAAAGAGGTTCGACGTGGACAAGGACGGGCGTATCAGCCGCGAGGAGCTACAGCGCGCCATCCGCTCCGTCCGCGGCCGCTTCAGTGGCTGGAAGTGCGGTCGTGGCATCCGCCGCGCCGATGTAGATGGTAACGGATACATCGAAGAGGATGAGATCGATAATCTCGTGGAGTTCGCCCAGAAGAGGCTTGGCGTGAAGATCGTGTCCTATTAA